The following coding sequences are from one Salvia hispanica cultivar TCC Black 2014 chromosome 3, UniMelb_Shisp_WGS_1.0, whole genome shotgun sequence window:
- the LOC125214396 gene encoding uncharacterized protein LOC125214396: MGSFTALSVLLFLAAASHHAFAFRDGLLDNGNFEMAPSASDLNGTIVLKPHAIPKWQISGFVEYIKAGQQQGDMLLVVPEGYAAVRLGNEASIKQLINVTKGMFYSITFSAARTCAQEERVNVSVAPDFGVLPIQTLYSSNGWDSYAWAFKTSSTVAEILIHNPGVEEDPACGPLIDSIAIRALYPPSPTNQNLLKNGDFEEGAYIFPNTSWGVLIPPNIEDDNSPLPAWMVESLKAVKYIDAAHFSVPHGQRAIELVGGKESAIAQVARTIIGKTYQLTFAVGDASNACEGSMIVEAFAGRDTLKVPYESKGKGGYKRAVLRFVAVSARTRIMFLSTYYHMRSDDYASLCGPVVDDVKLLSVRHPRRLA, translated from the exons ATGGGGAGCTTCACTGCTCTGTCGGTGCTCTTGTTCTTAGCTGCTGCTTCCCACCATGCTTTTGCCTTCAGAGATG GGTTGTTAGACAATGGCAACTTCGAGATGGCTCCATCCGCCTCCGACCTCAATGGCACCATTGTGCTCAAGCCCCACGCCATCCCGAAATGGCAGATATCCGGCTTCGTTGAGTACATCAAGGCCGGGCAGCAGCAGGGTGACATGCTTCTGGTGGTGCCAGAGGGATATGCTGCTGTGAGGCTGGGGAACGAGGCCTCGATCAAGCAACTTATCAATGTCACAAAGGGGATGTTCTATTCAATAACGTTTAGTGCTGCCCGGACATGTGCTCAGGAGGAGAGGGTGAACGTCTCTGTAGCGCCCGACTTTGGAGTCCTGCCAATCCAGACATTGTACAGCAGCAATGGCTGGGACTCGTATGCGTGGGCGTTCAAGACAAGTAGCACCGTGGCTGAGATCCTTATTCACAATCCGGGCGTTGAGGAGGATCCTGCCTGTGGACCTCTCATTGATTCAATAGCAATTCGGGCTTTATACCCTCCGAGTCCAACAAACC AGAATCTGCTGAAAAATGGTGACTTTGAAGAAGGTGCCTACATATTCCCCAACACAAGCTGGGGAGTCCTAATCCCACCAAACATAGAGGATGACAACAGCCCCCTCCCGGCCTGGATGGTCGAGTCCCTCAAGGCCGTGAAGTACATTGACGCAGCTCACTTCTCAGTCCCACACGGCCAGAGGGCTATAGAGCTCGTGGGGGGAAAAGAGAGTGCCATCGCGCAGGTGGCCAGGACCATCATCGGCAAGACCTACCAGCTGACGTTCGCGGTTGGGGACGCTAGCAACGCCTGCGAGGGATCCATGATCGTTGAGGCGTTTGCCGGGAGGGACACCCTCAAGGTCCCCTACGAGTCCAAGGGCAAGGGTGGATACAAGCGCGCTGTGCTGAGGTTTGTTGCAGTCAGTGCTCGCACCAGGATCATGTTCCTCAGCACCTACTACCACATGAGGAGCGACGACTACGCCTCCCTCTGTGGGCCCGTGGTGGACGATGTGAAGCTGCTCAGCGTCCGCCACCCGAGGAGGCTGGCCTGA
- the LOC125208992 gene encoding cytochrome b-c1 complex subunit 7, which produces MASALSKWLLDPKRNPLAAMHMKALSTRLRRYGLRYDDLFDPMYDLDVKEALNRLPREIVDARNQRLKRAMDLSMKHEYLPQDLQAMQTPFRSYLQEMLALVKREQAEREALGALPLYQRTIP; this is translated from the exons ATGGCTTCGGCTCTATCCAAGTGGCTGCTCGACCCCAAACGGAACCCGCTCGCCGCCATGCACATGAAAGCCCTCTCCACTCGCCTCCGGAGATACG GCCTTCGGTATGACGATCTATTCGACCCGATGTACGATCTGGATGTGAAGGAGGCGCTCAATCGTCTCCCTAGAGAAATCGTCGATGCCAGGAACCAGCGCCTGAAGCGCGCTATGGACCTGTCTATGAAGCACGAGTACCTTCCCCAAGATCTACAG GCTATGCAGACACCATTTCGGAGCTATCTGCAAGAGATGCTAGCTTTG GTCAAGAGAGAGCAAGCTGAACGTGAAGCACTTGGAGCTTTGCCCCTTTATCAGCGCACCATTCCCTGA